One Salvia miltiorrhiza cultivar Shanhuang (shh) chromosome 6, IMPLAD_Smil_shh, whole genome shotgun sequence genomic window, aataatataagtaaTTTATAGAATTGTATAATCTATAAATTAAGCTATTTTAGAATTTTAAcatgtacacccgggtgtacatgTTCGTTGTACAATGTTGTTATGGAATCCCCGCGCTATAAGTACACTAACGGAGTAAGACTAAAAATATCATATTACAAAGTTTAGGCGCATGTAACCATTTAACCATTAAGTTTAATGTATAGCCAACAACTCATTTGATATCCTGCCTTGGATGGCTTCGGGTAGAAGCAGTAAAGCATCTACCAGTGAAGTATCTAGCAGTGAAGCATCTGAGGAGCTACATATGGAGGATACTTTTTTCACGTCGTCATCCTTTTGTTGGTGATTGACTACTCGGGTTCCATATTACCGGATCATCCTAAAGGAAGGGTACCACCTGATCGTGACTATATAAATCAttctataattaaaattaatataaaattaaaactatCACTAGTAATtcaaatagaaaagaaaaggcacaaaaaatatgtataaatatgtaaaaattatattttcacgAAAATGAATAAtactataatattattaaaaaatataggaaagagaaaaaaataagatacataaaatatactcaTACAAATAAGGGTAATTTCATATATTACCTCCAAAGTATCTCATCATAGCcctttactaaaaaaaaaatttaatattaataattgtaCATTTTTACCCTATAATGAGATATTTGGAGACTATGTATAAAATCACCCTACAAATAAACATAAGATTTGATGAATCTTGATGAAGAAAAGATTATAGAGTTGAAAGATAGTTCCCATTTGTATCGATATGTGAGCCATCCGAATCCGATCAACCCATAATATTAGATTTTGGAGTTGGGTCTTGATGCTTTATGATTTATATAATCATTTTTTACCTTccaaatacaaaaataaataaataggagTTCTTATAAAACTTGTAAACTCAACGGACTCTCTCTTTATTTGGTAAAAAATtatgggtaattttaaacacaacCTCCAATTTTCTCATTATAGGCTATTTATAGCcccttattttaaaatataataaaaataattataattatactaAATTACCCCCATAGCCCTCATTTTAAATTTCTAGTAAATTAGTAAGTTTATGAGTTTATCCTACCATAATTATTAGGGGATTGAGATTGTCAGCTACTTTTCTAATGGAGTGGAGCAATATGGTATATATATGAAGCTTACCAGAAAATGAGGTGATATACACATCTTGTGAAACTCTTCATTATTGATGATCCATCTTCTCCATGATAGTATATTGTAAATCAAATTGAAACTACAAAACAATACATTTGGCTACACTTTAAAATTACGAAGATCTTGCAATAGGTGTTGATCATCTTTATGCACTCAATGAAGGAGATTACCAAAACAGATCGTGCATTTCGTGGAAGCGTACGATCGAGACGTTGGGGGCTATAAAAATGGGGTAATTAGGGGCTACAATTGTAAttatgtttattattttttaaaatagggGGCTATGGCACTACAAGAATCTGGccgattaccgacggaaaattccgtcggtaaagtCAAAAATTCCGATGCTAAAAACTAATACCGACGGATTAACGACGGCGCGTGTACGTCGCTTAAAATATGGTCGGTAAAAATTTTACCGACGAAAATTAAATCAGTTGCTAAATTACCGATGGAAATAGCAACGGAATGCCCGTCGGCTGCGATGGGACGACGTTGGCGTCGTCTAGACTATACGACGGAAATAgcaacggaattttccgtcgcgaTTAGCAACGGAATCAAATTCCATCGGTAAATTTCGTGCGGGTATTAGCAACGGAATCaaattccgtcggtatttttttaatacaattttttttttaaatttgcatTATACAATTTAACGACGTCCTGTTACACGcttcttttcaattatataaCCATCAATATCGAAAACAccaaatgaaatttaaattagCATTCGAATAGTCATAACTtaacaaaatattcaagtgttcacaaatatataatagaaatattcaagtattcaaaatacaaaaacaCAACATAATCAAGATGATGGTCCAGTGGGTGGAGTGGGTCCAGTGGGTCCAGGTGGAAGCCTAGCCAATATCTCCTCGAACATACGCTGCTGAGCCTGAAATCGAGCATCGGTCTGCTCATCTTTCTGCCTCATCTCCTCCTTTTGACGTGCTATCTCCACTAATGTAGTCGCTGACAATAACAGGAACACATAAACTCACAATGGCATCAAATAGTCGGCAAGCTGATGGAGTATCACCAGCTGGATGCAAACAAAACTTTGTTGTATGCATTCCTTGTGTTGCTGCACGCCGACTCTCCCTAGACTGTGCTCCATGTTTGATTATAACTTCGTCTTCATTCTCAAGCAGTTGGAAAAGCAAATCTCGAATCTTACCACCCTACAATCCACAACAAAAACCAACTTAAGTGTAAATGCACACACAAGTGACCACACGGATTATGGGATACATGGACATCACAAACAGTTATATGAGAAGCATGTGGTGGTAGAAGCATATTGAAAGGGagcaaacaaacaaaataatcaTTGAAAACTCACCACTTATTCTCATGCTAATTGTAAATATACAAGACATTAAACATCATAAGAGAACATAAAATTTGGAGAACAACTGCATAACAATAAAGAAACAATCTTATTACCTCATTTCGATAGCGATTCCCCATAAAGAATAGCAGAGACTTGCGGTTCTCCAGTCCAGCATCCCCTTTGAATGTATTAATCCTATGTGAATACGGAAGAATCACATCCTTGACCAGAGATGCTTGATTTTcggttatttaaaataattattagcaacggaatagaaacggaaaattccgttgctatttagcaacggacgtgaattccgttgttatttttaaaataaatattttcggttatttaaaataattattagcaACGGAATCTCGTCCGTCGGTAAATAGCAACGGAATTTTCCATCGCTATCTGCAATTTTAAAATCgcggaaattaaaaaaaagaaataacaacGGAAAAATTTCCATCGGTAATTTTCCATCGGGGAtccgtcggtaattccgtcggtaatttcgcGGGAAAGATTCCCGCCAACACCCGTCGgtaaatccgtcggtaaatccatcgctatgtatGAAAGAGTATTTCCGTCGTTAATCCGTCGTTATTCGGTCGTTATTTTGTGACGGAattaattccgtcggtaattctgTCGGTGTCCGATAGCTTTTCTTGTAGTGTGGTGAGAAAAGTGGAGACTATATGACTGTGTTTGAAATTATTCAATTTAACCGGTTATCTCTTTAACTCATTTGATATTATATAAAGTATAATACATTTCTATTAGTGATTTGTTTAATGTAACGAACCTCGAGATCCATTCTTTGTCTTCGCCATTTCGACTCTCCAAAACCCTAGATTCGTCGCCTTCTCTATGCTTTCATTGTAGCCGGGAATGGAAGATTGAGGATTGTTTATACTTTCGTAGGTTTTAATTTATGAGGGTGAGAGTTTTTTTAGAATATCAATTAAATATGCTTGAAAATTCAGAATATAGAATAGTAAATATTATACCAGTTTTAAATCTTCTCGTAATTACTGATATGGAATCAAAATCTTTCCATATCCAATGGCGAAAGAAACGGAACAGATTTAGAGAGACGGAAGGTCAATATTATTGACTGACATTTATACCCTTACATCTTTTATTATTACGAATTACAAGAGAGACTGAAAGAATCATCTATCTAAAGAATTAAAGATCTGGACCGTTAATTTACCTTTGATGGACGGACGGATTTCatacatattttatacacttcaTGGTagcccatccctatatatatctatatctatatatatatatatatatatatatatatatatatatatatatatatatatatatgggagggctagaataaaaacactcttaagtgtataaaatataaatgattttcagcccttatatCACCATCATcaacggttgattcgtaaccattttgaatgaattcgtggtcctgggttcgaatcccaaaggtagcaaaaatttatttttcacaattcgtaaccatgtacggttgattcgtaaccctgttggatgaattcgtggtcctgagttcgaatcccaaaggtaacaaaattttatttttcgcaattcgtaactctgatGGATAAATTcgtacgtgttctacataaaattcgtacattaagaaacgtttatatttcatacacttaagagtatttttattctagcccacccttatatatatatatatatatatatatatatatatatatatatatatataggggcgcgctccagtgagaccccatgtttttcgtgtaacatgagtacaatgaataagacatataacactaatgaacaaaacgtatatctaatgaacaagatgtatatattgatgaaaaataaaatttaaaaaattcgtaatgaataagacatatatactgatgaacacggtcgtatatactgatgaacaacgcagtatatactgatgaataacaaaatttaaaatattctgctccctccaggattcgaaccctgcgaaaaaaaatcaccctccagatacaatatcagcaataggattgataaaataaacgcaccagatcgtgccctagatctcactaaaattagggggtctcattggagcggccccctatatatatatatatatatatataacatcatAATCCTCTTATTCCTACTGCCAAAACGTATTCATGTTTGATCCTTATAAATTATGCCAAAATCTGATCAATAGCGAAACGAAGTTCAACCGGAACGTGACTCACCTAATAAATTagtcataattttttaaaaataacacaTAATATTATACTCATCTCATTATGCCACcaaaatttattattgtttGATCCATGCAAACTCGACCAAAATCAATCTATAGCGAAACGAAGTGCAACTCGAATTATGTCGCCTAATAAACTAAATCTGATCAAAATAACACGAAATTATGTCCCAAGCGATGAGAAATATAATGTGTCTAGTGAAGTGTGAAATGAAACTACCTATTGTTGGTGTCAACGATGATGATCCGACTACAATGTGTTCCATGTGTTTCTTCATGAGATAtgatgtatatataaatataaatagctATTGTCTAATTGAAATAGAGTGTGCTTCTGTGAGTATTCTGACTATTGATGGATCATGTTGAGGCTCCCGACTGTGCAGGAGGTACTTGGTGTTGTTACATAAATGACCAGTTTGAAGATACAAGGACAACCACTACAAACTATGAGACATCACAACAGCACAAACATATCCCATGTTGTAGGTTCGAGTTATAGGAgtctattttaattgtttgttaTTACTTGatatgttgaaaaaaaaatatttccttcgtcccactataagtggctcaaaattttttggcacggaaattaaggagaatatgtaaattggttaaaagtggtGGGGCCTACACTCTTTGAAGGGTTAAATTATTCTATGTATGAAAATAGGCCACTTATAGTGGAATGACCCAAAAGGGAATACaagccacttttagtgggacgcATGGAATACTACTATCTCCGTCTCACCTATCTTGGCACATTTGCTTTTGCCACATGAATTAAGAATAAAAAGTTGAGAGTGTAAAGTGAGTAGGacccacttattttatgtgtgtagaaAAGGTAGGAACAACATAATATTTTTGGAAAGTGTCATTATAAATGTGATAAATTAAAAAGAAGAATGTGCCAAGATAAGTGAGAGatagggagtaatatttttagaTGAGAAAATTTCAGGTTGTTTTGATTTCATATCCAATTACAATTCTTGGTTTCAAGAATAGTGTCTCACTTGTGTGTTGCTTCTGAGTATCATATGTATATGTACAtaatacataaaattaaaattgcactCTGATTGGAGgttttgatttcatgagatgaaTTAAGGGAAGGTCTAAAATCAAATACTAGAGTTGTCAAAAATCAAATCGTGAAACAAGAAGGGCCCCAACTTTGTCGACCCAGTCCAATTCCTATCGGCTTATAGCCTTGACCAACCCAGACATGAGGCTAGTTAGGTTGGCCCCAATTCACCGGCCGGGCTTTATTTGATATGGAAAAATTTTAATCATTTCTGAATATTACctcattaaaatatttttactttttatccCTATTTTTCATGAAGCGAGATctatttttcactcacaatacacttttatctaacaatttttaaaattcgtatcatCCACATTGTCACATGCTTtcacaatattatatttgtaacaaATAAATACATGCATAAATAAGTGATATTTCAACGTCGACTTACATAATATTACCTCCGGCCATTAGATTTCCATTTAAATGTATCTCAAGAAAATATATTCTTTTCGGTCTCATTTgatatggttttttttttctttttttagttgTACTACTTGATTTGGTCTATTTTCTTTGTAAATAATCACTTTTCACCATATCAAATATAAACGCATGTCGCTTTATACTATCGTCTTACTTTTTTAAATAATCATGTAAAAAAATGCAAATACTCCCTCCAGCTAAAGTGAGACACTTTTTTTTTGGGCGTCCCAGCTAAAGTGagacttttttatttttgggtaaaaattttaccctttaatCACCTGTtaactttttcacctacacacaaaatacgcATTTCTTAATTATCGTacccaaaaaaaaggtctcactgtAGCTTGGACGGAGCCACGGAAGGAGTATCAATTAAAGGCCTAAATTATGAATTGAGTCACAAAAATATCTTAAATTATTGATAATATCAATTAAAGAAATATAGACTGTGTCATAAATATATCCTAAACAATTGATAAACAAAAGGGACACCAAATTAACTTTTATTTCcgattaacatttttttttgtaaattaaataTCTCAAATCGAGATGAATAAATATGAGTTTGTGGCATGGGCTCGAGAATGGGCCGAACATAAGACCCCTTTTGGTTTTGTACAAAGGGTGATTTTATTTACATCCCCCCATTCTACTCCCTAGCTTCTTATGTAAaataatagtactccctccgtccacgaaataaactcccagttggggttcggcacggagactaacaaagctgaaaaaggtggtgtaaaagactaaaagggtagtgtttatgtattgtgattacttttactaatctttaactagcaatttgataataataataataataataataataataacaataataataataataaaaataataataataataataataatattaataataataataataataataataataataataataataataataacaatagtagtagtaataataataataataataataacaacaacaataacaataataataataataataataataagaataataaggataataataataataagaataataataataataataacaataataataataataataataataataataataataataataataataacaacaacaataacaataataataataataataacaataataataacaataataattataatatgaataataataataaaaaaaaataataataacaataataatagtaataataacaatagtaataataataataataataataataataatataataataataataataatataagaataataacgataataataataataataacaataagaataaaataataataataataataataataataataataataataataataataagaataataataacgataataataataataattataataagaataataaggataatatataataaggataataataataataataataataataataatatataataaataataataataataataataataacgataataataataataacaataagaataagaataataataataataataagaataataaggataataataataataataataaaaaaaaagaacaataataataataacaataacaagaagaataaataataagaatgaagaaaataataatagaataataataataataataataaaataatagaataataataataataataataataataataatataaataataagtaATGGTGGAAAAAGTGGGCTcaatagataaaagtgtagtaaatttaaaagcaagggagggtataattgtccaaaaagcagagtaggagtttatttcgtggacaaatatttaagggcaagtaggagtttatttcgtggacggagggagtataaaatatttataaatttacaattctACCCTATAATTCATGTAATCctaaattaaagtaaaatttattttataatcaaattatcaTTCAATTTTTGTATAGCCCCAAATTATATCTAACCCAGGAATCACACGAGTTCTACTCTACAACAAAGAGATCAGTTTCTGCAAGTTCCATTATTTTCTCTAAATCATCATCACATCCATTGTCATTAATGATTCACAAGCAATCATTTCTTCAGGGGTGGGGAAAATGGTCGCCGCCGTCGCCAT contains:
- the LOC130987953 gene encoding probable arabinosyltransferase ARAD1, whose protein sequence is MGNRYRNEGGKIRDLLFQLLENEDEVIIKHGAQSRESRRAATQGMHTTKFCLHPAGDTPSACRLFDAIVSLCVPVIVSDYISGDSTSKGGDEAER